One region of Candidatus Poribacteria bacterium genomic DNA includes:
- a CDS encoding CRISPR system precrRNA processing endoribonuclease RAMP protein Cas6, whose amino-acid sequence MMGCPRQRGLPHCVEPAPPLRLVAIATDMGYWFHGRRPIRSVAARFVIRWPARHTLTCCMWLLSGVYLQQGFRFARYRKCRSTGHCSVHAGSAIAFCGGTRPSDTFSSPKREFCPGGAGAMYAPSWDLPLARCTFFLAPHEPLVWSAFAGVMLRGAFGTILRRHACTTGVRTCEGCSYRDRCAYGVLFDPVLLQPSDGTRGMSTPPRPFVFSLRADSRQRNNVRQFDVLLVGPARRYFAEFLRTFIELETCGLGPRRVPFRLSHVDAMPSDGSRALLFNREDGKTCQPPFTFDAHVAMARARGLQAIATGRWLVHFVTPTRLTAGGRVQTEGITFQDVVRRALRRLDSLLYLYGDGASSFRPHDYVQLAEGVRTLGTRFRWSERERFSTRQRQNVRVGGVLGSMLVEGDLTCLLPVLAYAEQVHIGKHTVMGFGRIALEACADTTDWEMTDGR is encoded by the coding sequence TTGATGGGCTGCCCTAGACAACGCGGACTGCCGCATTGCGTGGAGCCAGCACCTCCGTTGCGGTTGGTCGCCATTGCCACCGACATGGGCTATTGGTTTCATGGACGCCGACCTATCCGCAGTGTTGCCGCACGTTTTGTCATCAGATGGCCAGCGAGGCACACCCTCACGTGCTGTATGTGGCTCCTCTCTGGTGTGTATCTCCAGCAGGGCTTTCGCTTTGCACGTTATCGGAAGTGCCGTTCAACCGGACATTGTAGCGTTCATGCGGGTTCTGCGATAGCCTTTTGCGGTGGAACACGTCCATCTGACACGTTTTCGAGTCCGAAGCGAGAGTTCTGTCCAGGAGGCGCAGGGGCGATGTACGCACCATCTTGGGACCTTCCACTGGCACGGTGCACCTTCTTTCTTGCGCCGCACGAACCGCTCGTGTGGTCAGCCTTTGCTGGAGTGATGCTTCGAGGCGCATTCGGAACGATTCTGCGGCGGCACGCGTGCACCACCGGTGTGAGAACATGCGAGGGATGCAGCTACCGGGATCGTTGCGCCTACGGCGTCTTGTTCGACCCAGTCCTCCTGCAGCCGTCGGACGGTACCCGCGGCATGTCTACTCCACCCCGACCATTCGTCTTCTCACTGCGCGCGGATAGTCGTCAGAGAAACAACGTGCGGCAGTTCGATGTTCTGCTCGTCGGGCCCGCTCGTCGTTACTTCGCCGAGTTCCTGCGCACGTTCATTGAGCTGGAGACCTGCGGGCTTGGGCCACGACGCGTACCCTTCCGGCTCAGTCACGTAGATGCTATGCCATCTGACGGTTCTCGAGCTCTCTTGTTCAACCGGGAAGATGGGAAGACCTGCCAGCCCCCGTTTACGTTCGACGCACACGTGGCTATGGCACGTGCGCGTGGACTCCAAGCCATCGCAACGGGACGCTGGCTGGTGCACTTCGTGACGCCGACTCGACTCACGGCAGGTGGCCGTGTCCAGACAGAAGGGATCACGTTCCAGGACGTAGTTCGTCGGGCTCTTCGACGACTGGACAGCCTGCTCTACCTCTACGGCGACGGCGCATCCTCCTTCCGTCCGCATGACTACGTCCAGCTGGCGGAAGGCGTGAGGACGCTCGGTACACGCTTCCGATGGTCGGAGCGGGAGAGGTTCTCGACGCGACAGAGACAGAACGTGCGAGTCGGCGGTGTTCTGGGATCGATGCTCGTTGAAGGGGACCTGACATGCCTGCTGCCAGTGCTCGCGTACGCTGAACAGGTACACATCGGAAAGCACACCGTTATGGGCTTCGGGAGGATCGCATTGGAGGCATGTGCAGACACTACTGACTGGGAGATGACCGATGGACGGTGA